The Lathyrus oleraceus cultivar Zhongwan6 chromosome 5, CAAS_Psat_ZW6_1.0, whole genome shotgun sequence genome includes the window GTTGAGGCTTTGCAGAATCTGAATGTAAAAGAATAATGAATTTGATATTAACAAATAGTAATTAAAAATCcatttaataaaataataaattactataagtgatttttaatgaatttgatattaacaaataataattaaaaatccatttaataaaataataaattacTATAAGTGGTTTTGTCCCTATTTTTATTATTAGGATTGAATTAGAAATTACTAACTATTACCTCTTTGGTTTGCTCATTGTTGTTCTTTGAGACTTGTGATTCAATCGAACCTTTAATTTGATGATCCACCGTAGACTTCAATTTCTTCGTAGTATTTTTGTTCATAACAAACACTTTTTTTGGCTCAATACTTTCCTTTGTGGCTTCTACTTCAAGTTGTCTCTTATTATTATTCAGAACAGACACTTTTCTCGGCTTGACAACTTCTACTTCTGATTGGCTCCTAGTGTTACTGTTATGTACAGACACTTTTCTTGGTTTGATAGTTTTCTTGGAGGATTCTACATCCAACCGATTCTTATTATTGTTCTGAGCAGAAACCATGCATGGCTTAACCATTTTCTTAGAGACTTATACTTTTGATTGCTTTTGATGGTTTAGCTTTTGAATTTTTTCAACATTGGTGTTTATATGAATGCTTCCTTGATTTGTTGGGCTGTCTTTTAAAGCTTTTTCATTTTCAACCTTGATTTTCATCTTCCGCCTTAAATCTGTACTAGACTTAGCTTGGAAATCAAACACAAAATCATTCTTGTTTGTCATTATCCTGCAACAGAAACAATTAAACAATAtgtttttcattattttattATGATTGAAAATTGACTAGACCCAGCTCAATTCTAAGAATTAGTTCAAGAGGGAAAAATTGCTCAAGTCGTACATCTATGAGTAACCTAACATCAAGGCTTCTTTACAACATACGCCTTCTTTACAACAAGTAGTTTGCAAAGCAACTTAGTATATTATATAGCAGTAACAAAAATTAGCAATCAACAAAAATTATATAGCAGTAACAGAAATTAGCAATCAGCAAAAATTATATAGCAGTAACAAAAATTAGCAATCAACAAAAATTAATAAAATCCATTTTATATGCGGATAGTAAATATGAAATAAAAAGCAACTTATTAGGCCTAAATACTATAATTTTTAGAACAAAACTAATTAAATTGATTCACAAACTAAATTAAATTGATTCTAGCACACATTTTTCAGAATTGTTAGAATAAAAAAAACTCAATCTTAATAACATAGTCTGTGTAATTAGTGGTCTCAACTTTGTGCCTAAATACTATAATAATAGGAAAGTGCAAAATAAAATCCACAACATATATATACTGTTTCAAAATGAAATTCACAAAACATAGATAAAAAATTGTCATAAATTTGAATCGTCATCAGATTCTATTAGAACTGACACAGGTACAAAAATATCAACAATGGTTGGTGGAATGTCATTCCTACCAAATTCAACTTCACAAATTTCATCGTTTGAAGCTAGATTCACTGCATGATCTGATATATCACAATCATATAATTGATGGAGATTTGAATCTGATTGTTCATTCATGTTAAAAGAATCCCTCGGAATAGATTTCATAACATAATGTTTATTTGCATCAGAAGGATCTTGAATGTAGAAGCATTGGTGAACTTGATAAGCCAATACAAAAGGATCATCCATGTATAACATCTCTTGTTGAAGTAAACACAAGTCATCCCATATTTTTCCTCTTCAACTTCAAACCAGTCACATCTAAATAACACAAACTTCAACTTACCATAATAGTATATCTCAATTATTTCTGTAATTAATCCATAGTAAGTTATTGACTGTGTTATTGGATTTTCATCTTTGGTACTTGAAAAACTTTCAGTTATTGCCGCCAGTGTCACACCACTATTTTGTGTTTTACGTTTAACATCACGTTGTTTTGTATGAAACCTATATCCATTAATTACATAACCAGAAAAACATCGTGCAATTTCATTTGGTCCTCTGGATAACTTCCTAAGGTTTTCAGATACATCACTTAACAATGCACGCTTCTTAAACCATTCAACAAAATCTAAACCTTGACTCTTTGCTTTGCTCCACCCCTTTCTCTTATTGGGATTTTTATTTTCATGCTCACTACAATTAAAACTACACTGTTAAAGTTATTGTAAAACAATTCTTTTATGCAATTGAAACCTACAAGTATATTCATTTACCGTATAAAATTCTGGACATCTTCATGATTGAATAAGATGTAACGATGGGCTAAACTGCTTGATTTGCAATCCAAAGAAATTGCTTCACCCTTTCTCTTTCCTCCAATAGGATGACCAACATTGAGACAAGAGCTTGAACTTTCACGTTCATGAGGATCACATATATCGCTATTCCTTGTTATTCTAGTGAATCTTGTTTCAACACCACTATGAAAATACCTAGAGCAAAATGTCAAGCATTCTTCAACCAAATAACCCTCAGCAATAGAACCTTCAGGGCGACTTTTATTACGAACATAACCCTTCAATTTTCCTAGATATCTTTCTGGAAAATACATCCACCGAAATTGAACAGGTCCTCCCATTCTCACCTCATTCATTAAATGTATTGGCAAATGAACCATTATATCAAAGAAACTCGGGGGGAAAATTGTCTCGAATTGGCAAAGTGTCTCTACAATCTCAGATTGCAAGATATCTAAATCTGCCACCTCAATCACCTTCTGACACAAACAACGAAAAAATGAACAAAGACGAATTAATGGGTGTGCAACCTGGTTTGGCATTGTACTTCTCACAGCCACTTGAAGCAAGTAATGCAACATGAAATGTGCATCATGGCTCTTGTATCCACTAACTTTCTTTTCAGTAAGTTGAACACACCTTGAAATGTTTGAAGCACAACCATCTggtatttttgcatttttcaataCAGAACAAAAAGTAGTTTTCTCCTTTGCAGTCATGGAAAACCATGCTTTTGCAAACACTGACTTTTTTCCTTGATCTACCTCTTTGGGGTGAAGTTTCTTTTTAATACCCATCTCTTTTAAGTCTAAACGTGCATTTTTATGATCTTTTGTCTTTCCTGGGATATCCAATAAAGTCCCAATTATACTATCAAATATGTTTTTCTCTATATGTATCACATCAAGGTTGTGGCGTAAAGTATTATGCTTCCAATATGGTAACTcaaaaaatattgattttttcTTCCATGGACCATTATTACTTTTCTTTTGCAACCTGCCAAAATCATTGTTGACGTCCTTTAGTTTATTTGAGATTTGTTCCCAAGTTAACAACTTTGGTGGTGGCCTATCTTCTATGCTCCCATTGAAATTCCTAACATTTGACCTATATTTATGATCCTTGGGCAAAAAAACACGATGATCCATATAACACATTTTTTTACTATTATTCAAATATATTGAATTAGTGTTATAATTACAACAAGGACATGCTAGTTTCCCTTTTGTACTCCAGCCACTCAACATAGCATACCCAGGAAAGTCACTAATAGTCCATAAGAGAGATGCTCACATTTGGAAAGTTTGATTTAGTGATGCATCATATGTTTCTACACCCAAATCCCATAACACTTTCAATTCTTCTATCAATGGTTGAAGGTACACATCAATGTTATTCCCAGGTGAACGTGGTCCAGGGATTAATAAAGACAACATAGAATACTCAGCCTTCATGCACCACCAAGGTGGAAAGTTATATGGTATTAATACCACATGCCAAGTACTATGAGACAAATTCATGGTTCTAAATGGATTAAATCCATCACTGGCCAAGCCAAGTCTTATATTACGCGGCTCATCAGCAAATTCAGAATGACATTTATCAAATTCTTTCCATGCTTCTCCGTCTGCAGGATGCCTCAACTTCCCATCTTTCGAATGTTCTTCATCATGCCACCTTAATGAGCTAGCAGTCTTTGAACACATAAACAGTCTTTGAAGTCTTGGAATCAAGGGAAAGTGCCTCAAAACTTTCAAAGGAACTTTATGAGACTTATGACTTTTTTCATGTTTATCATCTCCTTTTATATCTTCATTCCACCGTGGAGCACCACAAACATGGCAAGAAGTATAATTCTCATGATTTTTCCAATATATCATGCAATCATTAGGGCAAGCATCGATCTTCTTATAATCCAACCCTAAGTCCCTTATCATACCTTTGGTTTTGCTGAACGTATCAGGGACGTTCAATGAAGGCATAGCTTCTCTCAACAACTCTAAGAGAGCATTGAATGATATGTTGCTCCAACCATAAAGACATTTCAATAAATAAAGACGAATGATGAACGACAATTTAGAGAAGTTTTTACAACCCGGATACAAATCTTGTTTGGCTTCTTCGACTAGATTATAGATCTTTTTTGCATCTTCATTGAGGCCTACATTTACTTCATTTTCTTCTTGTACAACATCTCTAAATCTTCCATGCAATAGTCCATAAATATCGTCGATTTGATCCTCTTCATGATTCATATAATTATCATTAAGATCACCGGGTTTTAGTTTTTTCTCACCATGTCGAACCCAAACATCATATCCTTTTTGAAATCCAAATGCGATTAAATGATTTCGTACTTCATTCCTTGTAAGCCAATTGGTATTGTAACAATTCGTACAAGGACACAAAATCTCTTTCCCTCGGGGATTTCCTTTGGTGTATGCATAATCTAGAAAAAAATCAAGACCATTCTGATACTCTTTACTCGTAGGGTTTTCCTTTATCCATTCCTTATCCATCAGGCTTATGAGGAGACTATCATATATGTATAAAAAATTATAAGCAAGACAGGGAAGCAAACAATGGATGTGTAATATAAAACAATTGGTGGCCCCTCTTATGAACTGAGTTAGGCTTTTGTGCTGAAAGTGAAAAATCCTACTTTTAGATGGAAAATTTTAATAGTCAGAACATTACATTTGCAACTCTGGTGTATGTGTTGGTGCCTATGCCTTGTTAATCCTTTATAGGTGGGTCTACTCATTTGTGATGGTGGGGGAAAGTATCTATTACCCTATTTGACATGGCCTTTATAAGTAAATATAAACTCATACACATTTTCAAAGATATTTATTAGAAAGTATTAACTTATTCTCATACTCAACACATATTAGAAGATATGAGTATTATACAAGATGCTATTGGTGAAACAGTAATCAAATAAATCATTATAAGAAGAAGCTTCACCTTTCTTTTTTAACTGAATCCTCAAGTGAATTTCTTGTGAATAGTTGGGTCACTTCACCTCTAGATCATAACTTTCTTCGTCGAAGTTGTGATTCCCGATATCCTAACGCCTCCAGCTTcaacttcagaaaccaaaaaCAAGAAAACTTTTGAGGTTATATCATTGCAAAGTGTTATAGAATATGAATGGTCAAGTAAAGAATATCTAGATACTAGAATTATAACTAATATCTATATATAAAATGAAGCTTTAGTGAAAATTACCTTTAAATCTGAGACAAAATTATAAAATTCTTTCTTTGGCAATTAGTTCCATTTGATATCTTATATCCTAAAATTGTTGCAGGAAATTTCAACCCTAATTTTACCATCACTTTTCATTGTTTTACAAATTCAAATAAAAATCTGACCTTGATGTTTGTTTTTGCAGTACTTATGTAGAAGAAGAGTTGTAATCAATGAACAATCTCGTAAATTTTCATCTTCTAGTAGCAAAGGTATCATTTTTTATCCATAATTTAGTTCAAAAAATTGTTGCGGCTGAAATCATATTATTGAGAaatgaaaacaaaagaaaaatctcaaattaaagtaTTACTAATTAATCTACTGTGAAAAATTGTACTTAATGCTGATTTTGAGGAATTTATGTGATTCAATCATATGTCAAAATCTAGAACTGTGAAATGCAAAGAAATTGAAACCTAATGAATTTGTTTTCATTGTGAATGAACTGCTCTATTATGTTGCATGATTAGAAGAACTAACCTTGGAGCATGAAGTTGAGAGAAAATTTGGGTGGTTATTGAAAAGTCTATTTTTCGGCACTGCAATTTATGCGGGATACCAGTTCTTTCCTTATATGGGTATCAATCATCCAACTATCAACAGTTTTCCTGCAACAATTTCCAGCTCATGAAGTCTCTGTTTACTCTTGGTGGTTCAAACCTGACAATGTTGTTGAAATAAAAAAATTTCAGGAAGAGGATTAATCCAATTTaacattaaaaaaataatttatcaAAACAGATTGAACATACAGTGCAGGAAGAGGATTAAAAATTCACTCATTCAACAAGTAACAAGAACTAGACATTTACATCAAATTCATGAATATCAAGCAACCAAACCAACAAATTTCATAGATAGATGTAAATACAAACTTGGTATAATACTAGTTGGGCAAAAAGAATTGTAGCTTCAGTGTGTAGGGTATGAACTTCTGTTGATACTTCGGATCTCCGATCAATGCCGGTAACGTTATCTACGACGAATCGAGTAAATTATAAAAGTATAATCATAATCAAATCTAAGTAAAACCAAACAAAAAACCTGAGAGAAGATGAAAGAGAGATTGTAAGGAATCACTTATTGAGGCGGTGAATTATACACAacttgaaaatgaaaaaaaatccTCTTCACTGTCGAGAGACTTACTTCAAACCTTTGTTTATGACGATTTCGTGAAACCCTTGATTGACCTAATTCGTGAAGTACTTAGTTTTGGAAAAGTCTTGATAAATCTTAAAACCCTAAATTTGTATAAGCAAGTTGAAGGGTTtgagaagaagaagaggagaaaggttacGGTTAGGGAATGGGTGAAGAATCATTCACAAAAGAAGCAGAAGCGTCACAAAAGAAGCAGAAGCGGTATGATGATTTTGGGAGGGAAGTATAGCGCCAAAAATTTCAGAATTGGGAACGGCAATTTGTTTAACACTTATGATATAAGAAGCGAAAAAATTTGTTTTAATGATATGTGTAATATCCCATGGTTCGATCCATTCATGTGACATTCtcacaaataatttttttttatctgTACATAGAAGAACGGTCTCTCATATTTAAAAATTTATTAAGATAATTAAAAATTATTTGAGAACGGCGTTAACCTGTTGTTAATAAGAGCCGTTCTCATTGTCATCTATCGGAACAGTTTCCAACTGTTGCATAAAAGTTCCAAAAAATATATCCATTAGCGCAACAGAATATGAAATTTGTTGTCTATTACACTCTATGAGAACGGTCTTTTTACCTTCCCAATATTAGGCGTTGTGGTAGACTAAAAATGTTGTAGTGACATTTTCCATGAAAAGCAATTTGAAGCGTAGAACAGATCTCTATGATGAATTGCAAGTGTCACTACTAGAAAAAACAAATTTAGCGTCGGATGCAAAATGCATTTAACCTCGGGTATAAAGGCGAGGTAACGAAGGACGTCATGAAAAATGCACACTTTAcctcttggttttaaaataacCGACGGGTATGTGAAAAGGTCATGGGTCGATCACCAGGAAGATCTTTTTGGAATTCTGAAATGGCAAAAACACATGTTCCATCGGTTTTGTAATTTCACCGATGGATATACCATATTTTCACCTAAGTTATCTAATAAAATCGTGGGGTAGAACAATTTTGAGTTTATTAAATCTAATGTGGATTGCTTATTTCATTAAACCCTATACTGAACATATAAATTCTCAAAATTGGTTAggaaaataattatatgaacaatCGTGTTATATTTGAAGAAAAACTTACATTGACTAGTGATTTTGAAGCATCCTACAATCCATCAATCATCTCACGTTGTTTTATTGTTAAAATCTCTCAAATATTTCAAGTTATTTattcaacacttccttttctattaattcattcttgaaagcataaaatttgatgctttgaaaaatgaacaaatatgGAAGAAAGTTGAACGAAAACTAGAAATTTTGGAGAGATTTTAACGATAAAACAacatgagatgaatgatgagttgtAGAATGCTAGAAAATCATTAATCAATGTAAGATAAGTTTCAGATAAAACATAATTTTACATATGATTTTCAAAATAAATTTACTAGGTTATATGTTAAAagaggggttagtgaaacaaacaattgacattagatataataaactcaactcGATGAAACAAGATGAGAGCTGCACACAgaatcacaaaaaatataaacTCAATATCAATATCAGTGTAAAACTCAAACTCAATAGCAACAACTAAACTACAAGATATAAATTTTCATAACTTTGGATAGTAGAACAACTAAACAATATCAACAACTCAAAAACAACAGCTTACATTAAACAACAACTAAAAAAAAACAATCTCTTAACAAAACtacaacaacatcgtcaacaatCTCTTAACCAAAAAAATATCATTATTGTCCGGAAGATTTTTTTCCGCGAAATCAAGAAATTGTTTCACTCCATTCTCACAATCTTTACTTAATCTATTGATTTTCATCCAACTACGATCCATAATCACATAAAGCTTctgaaaaaataaaaatagtacaCAACCAACAAAAATAAAGCTtctcaacaataacaacaacaacaataatgatGATGGAGAATAATAAGAATAACAGTAATGGACCaaagcaacaacaacaacaacaacaataataacatacTAGAGAATAATGGTGAGAGAGTTTTTTCGTTCGCTAGGGCTCCTTGGAGAATAAGAGTTCTTTCATTGGCTGGAGAAGAAATCTTCTTTCGCTAGAGCTCGAGAAGTGAATGAGGTAGACAATGAGGGAATAAAAACTATAAAGAGAATAAAAAGAACAACAGTGTTGAAGAATAACAAGATCAACAATAGTGGACCAaggcaacaacaacaataataacatacTGGAGAATAATGGTGAGAGAGTTGTTTGGTTTGCTAGGGCTCCTTGGAGAATAAGTGTTCTTTCGTTGGCTGGAGAAGAAGTGTTCTTTCGCTAGGGGTCGAGAAGTGAATGAGGTAGACACTGAGGGAATAAAAAATATAAAGAGaataacaagaacaacaataaTTGAGAATAACAAGAACAACAGTAATGAACCAAagcaacaacaagaacaacaataataacatacCAGAGATTAATGTTGAGAGAGTTTTTTGGTTTGCCAGGACTCCTTGGAAAATAAGTGTTCTTTTGGTGGCTGGAGAAGAAGTGTTCTTTCGTTAGGGCTCGAGAAGTGAACGATGTAGACACCGAGTGAATAAAAAATATAAAGAGTATTTATCACAGTTATACTGACAATCGAGGTAACATATTCGACATAAAATCTATAAAAAACTAAAGGGGTCTTTT containing:
- the LOC127081887 gene encoding uncharacterized protein LOC127081887, producing the protein MDKEWIKENPTSKEYQNGLDFFLDYAYTKGNPRGKEILCPCTNCYNTNWLTRNEVRNHLIAFGFQKGYDVWVRHGEKKLKPGDLNDNYMNHEEDQIDDIYGLLHGRFRDVVQEENEVNVGLNEDAKKIYNLVEEAKQDLYPGCKNFSKLSFIIRLYLLKCLYGWSNISFNALLELLREAMPSLNVPDTFSKTKGMIRDLGLDYKKIDACPNDCMIYWKNHENYTSCHVCGAPRWNEDIKGDDKHEKSHKSHKVPLKVLRHFPLIPRLQRLFMCSKTASSLRWHDEEHSKDGKLRHPADGEAWKEFDKCHSEFADEPRNIRLGLASDGFNPFRTMNLSHSTWHVVLIPYNFPPWWCMKAEYSMLSLLIPGPRSPGNNIDVYLQPLIEELKVLWDLGVETYDASLNQTFQM